One genomic region from Thermoleptolyngbya sichuanensis A183 encodes:
- a CDS encoding alpha/beta hydrolase — MQQFATRLVERRFQSLSVGFLSTCAALGIGVWGNLLGASPALSAERLTTYVGPLQLSISVDALETYAQTGQASGNLRLFLGFLDADSQAQLRRLLQHEMKADVALVSRVLNIPMAEQVLQSIGKTLQTDSGLNGFRAVRSALILSAANHPDGWTWIDWMRQYPTPDIRIDLSSLMALLQDLKTVVLYQDAAAQVVMDVSNQEAAADPEFAYDQLPDLSQPGPYAFRREQLTFDIQATRTTLDGFSGRYTMRVDVYIPENAPAPAPLVIYTHGWGGRLSDGMVDGEHLASYGFAVAVPEHIGTTDTYRSLFLAGGLGDLTSPTEYVSRQQDIIFLLDELEKLDATDPQWQGRIDVQRVGIIGQSLGAMTVLGAAGASFDPAKLVPRCAEGLTQINPSFLLQCHARFLPPTLYDFTDPRIRAGIAQYPMGATLYGQSGVGNVQIPMLILAGTRDILAPSVYEQIPMFAWMDAPDQYLGLMVPGTHFSTSPPQNEELVPARIRGPAWAIGRSYIRNLSVAFFKIYLSDRPESSEYLPYLTASFGQVLTQRAAAFSSDENRLYLIKSLSPAQLAAAYGGQIPGGVRPLASRSSPVAASRSVLDDLDATGVLRIGIRSEVAPLGYVNPQSEWTGFCFDMARQLADYITTTESRSVALVVLPSNADNRFDLVRTGSVHLECGPNPIHTTVNGIVFSEPFYATGNFGLVPNESLECSFYGLALPDGDRPWRSLVNRYLRSEPARLQRREYARNFDTDNLFNLETCFR, encoded by the coding sequence ATGCAGCAATTCGCCACTCGACTAGTTGAGCGGCGGTTCCAATCGCTCTCTGTAGGTTTCTTATCGACCTGCGCTGCACTGGGCATTGGCGTTTGGGGTAATCTGCTGGGAGCATCGCCAGCCCTCAGCGCAGAACGGCTCACGACCTACGTAGGGCCCCTCCAACTCTCGATCTCCGTCGATGCGCTCGAAACCTATGCCCAAACGGGGCAAGCATCGGGCAATCTAAGGCTATTTCTGGGCTTTTTGGATGCCGATTCTCAAGCGCAACTGCGGCGACTGCTCCAGCACGAAATGAAAGCCGATGTCGCGCTCGTTTCGCGTGTTCTTAACATTCCAATGGCGGAGCAGGTGTTGCAGAGCATCGGCAAGACCCTGCAAACCGATTCGGGACTGAATGGATTTCGCGCAGTGCGCTCGGCGCTTATCCTCTCCGCCGCCAACCACCCAGACGGTTGGACTTGGATTGACTGGATGCGGCAGTATCCTACTCCAGATATCCGAATCGATCTGAGTTCGCTAATGGCGCTTCTGCAAGATTTGAAAACCGTTGTTCTGTATCAGGATGCAGCCGCTCAAGTGGTAATGGATGTTTCCAATCAGGAAGCCGCTGCTGACCCGGAGTTTGCCTATGATCAGCTACCAGACCTGAGCCAGCCCGGCCCCTATGCGTTTCGGCGGGAACAGTTGACGTTTGACATCCAAGCCACTCGCACCACGCTCGATGGTTTCTCTGGACGCTACACCATGCGGGTAGATGTCTACATTCCAGAGAACGCCCCAGCGCCCGCGCCGCTGGTCATTTATACCCACGGCTGGGGTGGTCGTCTCAGCGATGGCATGGTGGATGGCGAACACCTGGCCTCCTATGGATTCGCCGTTGCAGTGCCCGAACACATTGGCACCACAGACACCTATCGCAGTCTGTTTCTGGCGGGTGGGCTGGGCGACCTGACGAGTCCGACGGAGTATGTGAGTCGGCAGCAAGACATCATCTTCCTGCTGGACGAGTTAGAAAAGCTCGATGCGACCGATCCCCAGTGGCAGGGGCGAATTGACGTGCAGCGGGTCGGCATTATTGGTCAATCTCTGGGTGCAATGACCGTTTTGGGAGCGGCAGGGGCCAGCTTCGACCCGGCTAAGCTTGTGCCGCGCTGTGCAGAGGGGTTAACCCAGATCAATCCATCGTTTCTGCTGCAATGCCACGCTCGCTTCTTGCCGCCGACCCTCTACGACTTTACAGACCCCCGCATTCGTGCTGGGATTGCTCAATATCCGATGGGGGCAACGCTGTACGGACAATCAGGAGTTGGCAATGTGCAAATTCCGATGCTGATTCTGGCTGGGACTCGCGATATCTTAGCACCATCGGTGTATGAGCAAATTCCGATGTTTGCCTGGATGGATGCCCCTGATCAGTATTTGGGACTCATGGTGCCCGGAACCCACTTTTCCACCAGCCCGCCCCAAAATGAAGAACTGGTTCCTGCGCGGATTCGGGGGCCGGCTTGGGCGATCGGGCGTTCCTACATCCGCAACCTCAGCGTTGCGTTTTTCAAAATCTATTTGAGCGATCGCCCCGAATCGTCTGAATATCTTCCGTACCTAACCGCCTCCTTTGGACAAGTGCTGACCCAGCGGGCGGCGGCCTTCAGCAGCGACGAAAATCGGCTTTATCTGATTAAATCTTTATCCCCGGCGCAGTTGGCCGCTGCCTACGGAGGTCAAATTCCGGGGGGCGTTCGCCCTCTTGCATCTCGTTCTTCACCCGTCGCCGCCAGTCGTTCCGTGCTAGACGATCTAGACGCAACGGGCGTTCTGAGAATTGGGATTCGCTCTGAGGTGGCTCCGCTGGGTTACGTTAATCCACAGTCAGAGTGGACGGGCTTTTGCTTTGACATGGCCAGGCAACTGGCTGACTATATTACGACGACGGAATCAAGGTCGGTGGCGCTGGTGGTGCTGCCGTCCAATGCAGACAATCGCTTTGACCTGGTTCGGACTGGATCTGTCCATCTGGAATGTGGCCCCAACCCGATCCACACCACGGTCAACGGAATTGTCTTCTCGGAACCTTTTTACGCTACGGGCAACTTTGGGCTAGTACCCAATGAATCTCTGGAATGCAGTTTCTATGGTCTGGCTCTGCCCGATGGCGATCGCCCTTGGCGCTCCTTGGTCAATCGCTATCTGCGCTCGGAACCTGCTCGATTGCAGCGTCGAGAGTATGCCAGGAACTTTGATACCGATAATCTATTTAACCTGGAAACCTGCTTTCGCTGA
- a CDS encoding transposase yields the protein MVAQSSSTVRLWTIQRVLRQAQRLMPEGVAIVLLADRGFADGKLMKYLRENLGWHFRIRIKRSFQFQHQGQWRQVSSVQLQPGQAYFTPAVSVGRTKPYDNVYLAFAHDKLSSENWTIVSDEPTNLQTFAQYRLRFQVEESFLDLKSNGFNLEASRLRDKVALSQLCGVIALTMLFLVLQGVQVVASGKRRQVDAHWKRGMSYLKLGWNWIRLAITHQWKIHVYQFLSCSPDPQPAIASRRQHDDSLKREFTVLSRIPAS from the coding sequence GTGGTGGCGCAATCAAGCAGCACCGTCAGGTTGTGGACGATTCAACGGGTACTGCGGCAAGCGCAACGGCTGATGCCCGAGGGTGTCGCGATTGTCCTTTTGGCAGACCGAGGGTTTGCCGATGGCAAGTTGATGAAATACCTCCGGGAGAATCTGGGTTGGCATTTCCGCATCCGCATCAAACGCTCCTTCCAATTTCAGCACCAAGGGCAGTGGCGCCAGGTATCGTCGGTTCAATTGCAACCAGGACAAGCTTACTTTACGCCTGCAGTGTCGGTGGGTAGAACAAAGCCCTACGACAATGTTTACCTTGCCTTTGCCCACGACAAACTCAGCAGCGAGAATTGGACAATTGTGAGTGATGAGCCGACGAACTTGCAGACGTTTGCCCAATATCGACTGAGATTTCAGGTGGAGGAGTCGTTTTTGGATTTGAAGTCCAACGGGTTTAATCTCGAAGCCTCCAGACTCAGAGACAAGGTTGCCCTTTCCCAGTTGTGTGGGGTAATCGCCTTGACGATGCTGTTCTTAGTTCTCCAAGGGGTGCAAGTGGTCGCATCCGGCAAGCGTCGCCAAGTCGATGCTCACTGGAAGCGCGGCATGAGTTATCTCAAGCTGGGCTGGAATTGGATTCGGCTGGCTATCACTCACCAGTGGAAGATTCACGTTTATCAGTTCCTCTCCTGTTCACCTGACCCTCAACCTGCCATCGCATCAAGGCGACAACACGATGACTCCCTAAAGCGTGAATTCACTGTCCTCAGCCGTATTCCAGCTTCTTAG
- a CDS encoding YihY/virulence factor BrkB family protein, whose product MFIQSGLRWSQDNCPGMAAALSYHALFAMFPLLLVMLSIISSLIGPDTEAFRAIATGLARALPPEAHELVKGTIVTMNENSVGAGLVGFGILLFASSSVFGVLRYSVNYIWRSADPGSSGQGLVDSVLFFIKNRLFAFLMVLGTALLLLVLLVSNIVIRIFLNLVNMLQGNFEVTQFDDISLDRGLQTGVSFLILAIAICILFKILPSVGIQWRDVWLGALLTAVALFALQQLVGNSVISIGGRFLSYGVIGSVMILMLWIFLTVQIFFFGCEFTYVYAHLFGSRRSRSLEI is encoded by the coding sequence TTGTTTATTCAATCGGGTCTGCGCTGGAGTCAGGACAATTGTCCAGGGATGGCGGCGGCTTTGTCCTATCACGCGCTGTTTGCTATGTTTCCCCTGCTGCTGGTGATGCTGAGTATCATTAGTTCCTTAATCGGGCCAGATACAGAGGCGTTTCGGGCGATCGCCACAGGGTTGGCGCGGGCTCTGCCGCCCGAAGCGCACGAGCTGGTTAAGGGAACCATCGTCACAATGAATGAGAACAGCGTCGGCGCGGGACTGGTGGGCTTTGGGATCTTGCTTTTTGCGTCGAGCAGCGTGTTTGGGGTGTTGCGCTATTCGGTAAACTACATCTGGCGATCGGCCGATCCAGGCTCCAGCGGGCAGGGTCTAGTGGATTCAGTGCTATTTTTTATTAAAAATCGACTATTTGCATTTTTAATGGTGCTGGGAACGGCACTGCTGCTGCTGGTTTTGCTAGTGTCCAACATTGTGATTCGGATTTTTTTGAATCTGGTCAATATGCTCCAGGGAAACTTTGAAGTCACTCAGTTTGACGATATCTCGCTGGATCGAGGTTTGCAAACAGGAGTGTCGTTTTTAATATTGGCAATCGCCATTTGTATTTTATTCAAAATCCTACCCAGCGTAGGCATCCAATGGCGAGATGTCTGGCTGGGAGCGCTGCTAACTGCCGTTGCACTCTTTGCATTACAGCAGCTTGTAGGCAATAGCGTCATCTCAATTGGCGGGCGGTTTCTCTCCTACGGCGTGATCGGTAGCGTGATGATCCTGATGCTGTGGATTTTCTTGACCGTTCAGATTTTCTTCTTTGGCTGCGAGTTTACCTATGTCTATGCCCATTTATTCGGCAGTCGCCGCAGCCGCTCTTTAGAAATTTAG
- a CDS encoding HAD-IC family P-type ATPase has translation MSSTPSALQGLSQSEVLARCAAGQGNDIPVQTSRTYWDILRDNLFTFINSVYLFLSLVLIALGRASDVVVIAFVVLLNVVINIVQEIRAKQKLDKIALLTRPSATVIRDGRSQEIDLAEIVVGDILAIGPGDQVVVDGVMVGDGDIKGDIKVDESLLTGESDHILKRPGDPVYSGSFCVSGSSYYEAEKVGAASLSSKMTAEARRFRKVLTPLQRRINLIIRLLLGVAIVLGLVTFLRMLLGVTSITAGVQNLAVLVGLVPIGLYFMITLAYALGAVRIAEQSALVQQSNAVESLSNVDVMCLDKTGTLTANRINLRSLEPIDTDRAALEERLGEYAASATASNKTNDAIAAFLPRSPRSVKQEIPFSSVYKWSAIAFADQPGVYVLGAPEVLALAMSLSEDLLTRIQEGADQGLRVLLFAHSSTLPDWSDASDTPVLPPDLKPMALLFFGDELRSDAEKTLAEFRQAGIQVKVISGDNPVTVAALAKQAGLSEDIIAVSGQDLAEMDDAAFTQTAEESTIFGRITPEQKARLVQSLQSRGHYVAMMGDGVNDVLSLKQSNVGVAMESGSQATRSVADIVLLNDTFSALPKIFTEGRRIRNGVVDISKLFMVRIFSFILAIVAIGMITLSFPFSIKASTIVTFLTVGLPPFFVTLWARPTRPKVSLWESFRHFVVPAALTLSLASILVYLYFLAENVGPLMDWLSGAISLEELAQQINRAQISQAQQIAESAMVTMQVLGGLLLLPFLKPPTPSWAGGEPLSRDWRYTILAGLVLLIYIAIITIPPLQRFFELAPLEPQEYIGIGLAAIVWALLLRFIWRRKLMERFLGLIPF, from the coding sequence ATGTCTTCGACACCTTCTGCCCTCCAGGGTCTCAGCCAATCCGAGGTTCTTGCCCGTTGCGCTGCTGGGCAGGGAAACGATATTCCAGTGCAAACTAGCCGCACCTATTGGGATATCTTGCGTGATAACTTGTTCACTTTTATTAACAGCGTGTATCTGTTCCTGAGCCTGGTGCTAATTGCCCTGGGGCGGGCTAGCGATGTGGTGGTGATTGCCTTTGTGGTGTTGCTTAACGTTGTTATCAACATTGTTCAAGAAATTCGCGCCAAGCAAAAGCTAGACAAGATTGCGCTGCTGACGCGCCCTTCGGCAACGGTGATTCGAGACGGGCGATCGCAGGAGATTGACCTAGCAGAGATTGTGGTGGGCGATATTCTGGCAATTGGGCCGGGCGACCAGGTGGTGGTGGATGGCGTGATGGTGGGCGACGGCGACATTAAAGGCGACATTAAAGTAGACGAATCCCTGCTGACGGGCGAATCGGATCACATCCTCAAGCGGCCCGGCGACCCAGTGTATTCTGGCAGCTTTTGCGTCAGCGGGTCTTCTTACTACGAAGCCGAAAAGGTGGGAGCCGCCAGCCTGTCGAGCAAGATGACCGCAGAGGCACGTCGATTTCGGAAAGTCCTCACCCCGCTGCAACGCCGAATTAATCTGATTATTCGCCTGTTGCTGGGTGTGGCGATCGTGCTGGGATTGGTAACGTTCCTGCGAATGCTGCTGGGCGTTACTTCCATTACAGCGGGCGTACAAAACTTGGCGGTGCTGGTGGGGCTGGTGCCGATTGGCTTATACTTCATGATTACCCTGGCCTACGCGCTGGGCGCAGTCCGCATTGCGGAACAGAGTGCGCTCGTACAGCAGTCCAACGCCGTAGAGTCTCTGAGTAACGTAGATGTCATGTGTTTGGACAAGACAGGGACTCTAACGGCGAATCGAATTAACCTGCGATCGCTCGAACCCATTGACACCGATCGCGCTGCATTAGAAGAACGCCTGGGAGAATATGCCGCGAGCGCCACTGCGAGTAATAAAACGAATGATGCGATCGCCGCGTTTCTGCCCCGATCGCCGCGTTCTGTCAAACAAGAAATCCCGTTTTCTTCGGTCTATAAATGGAGTGCGATCGCCTTCGCAGATCAGCCTGGTGTATACGTTCTAGGTGCGCCAGAGGTGCTGGCACTGGCGATGTCTCTGTCGGAAGATCTGCTCACGCGCATTCAAGAAGGCGCAGACCAGGGATTGCGGGTGCTGCTCTTTGCCCACAGTTCCACGCTTCCCGACTGGTCAGATGCGTCAGATACTCCCGTCTTGCCGCCAGACCTCAAACCGATGGCGCTGCTATTCTTCGGGGATGAACTGCGATCAGATGCCGAGAAAACCCTGGCAGAGTTTCGTCAGGCAGGCATCCAGGTCAAGGTCATTTCAGGGGATAACCCGGTCACGGTGGCAGCCCTAGCCAAACAGGCAGGCTTGAGCGAGGACATCATCGCCGTATCTGGTCAGGATCTGGCAGAAATGGACGATGCAGCATTCACTCAAACCGCCGAAGAAAGCACGATTTTTGGGCGCATTACCCCAGAGCAAAAGGCGCGTCTGGTGCAGAGCCTCCAGTCTCGCGGGCACTATGTCGCCATGATGGGTGATGGGGTGAATGATGTGCTGTCGCTTAAGCAATCCAACGTCGGCGTTGCAATGGAAAGCGGCAGCCAGGCCACCCGCAGCGTCGCCGATATTGTGCTGCTCAACGACACCTTCAGCGCTTTGCCCAAAATCTTCACGGAAGGGCGGCGCATCCGCAACGGAGTGGTGGACATCAGCAAGCTGTTTATGGTTCGGATCTTTTCGTTTATCTTGGCGATCGTGGCCATCGGCATGATTACGCTGTCGTTTCCCTTCAGCATCAAGGCCAGCACAATTGTCACGTTCCTGACAGTGGGCCTGCCGCCCTTTTTTGTAACGCTCTGGGCCCGCCCCACCCGACCCAAAGTGTCGCTGTGGGAATCCTTCCGTCATTTTGTCGTGCCTGCCGCGCTCACCCTCTCTTTGGCGAGTATTTTGGTCTATCTCTACTTTTTGGCAGAAAACGTCGGCCCATTGATGGACTGGTTGAGCGGCGCAATTTCGCTAGAAGAGTTGGCACAGCAAATCAATCGCGCACAAATCAGCCAAGCTCAGCAAATTGCAGAATCCGCAATGGTGACAATGCAGGTCCTGGGCGGGCTGCTGTTGCTGCCTTTCCTAAAGCCGCCAACGCCGAGTTGGGCGGGCGGAGAGCCGCTGAGTCGAGACTGGCGCTATACGATTCTGGCAGGGTTAGTGCTGTTAATTTACATTGCGATTATTACAATCCCGCCGCTGCAACGCTTTTTTGAATTAGCTCCTCTGGAACCACAGGAGTATATCGGCATTGGGCTGGCTGCTATTGTGTGGGCGCTGCTGCTGCGCTTTATCTGGCGACGCAAGCTGATGGAGCGCTTTTTGGGGCTGATTCCGTTTTGA
- a CDS encoding DUF2252 domain-containing protein has translation MPFSSSANLSVDPAALLFSTESRSVAERRAEGKALRQVLKRSDHGSYSPADLREDPIAILEAQAKTRLSDLVPIRYGRMLASPFAFLRGAAAIMIRDIAPAPTTGLMVQACGDMHLSNFGVFASAERNLIFGINDFDETYPGAWEWDLKRLVASFVVAGRTLGASSTLCEEAVRAVVQSYRQNLQIYAEMGHLELWYETISEDELLQKLPDELRQKTDRLLTMARERTNLQTLDKITDLIDDQRHIVESPPLIVRLETTSSGRSPVDAIALLMQDYLTSLSGDRRFLLSRYRIVDGARKVVGVGSVGTRCSVIYLEGTGDNDPLFLQIKEAQPSVLAPYVDPVNQDPLCRHRLPDHHQGHRVVIGQRLIQGAPDIFLGWGTLDGVHYYLRQLRDMKGSLKIEPGKFAPSALPNYGVLCGWALALAHAKSGDVAMLAGYVGKSAALDDALVPFANAYADQTERDYDLLVAAARQGRIPVAEGV, from the coding sequence ATGCCGTTTTCATCCTCTGCAAATCTTTCGGTCGATCCAGCAGCGCTGCTGTTCTCCACTGAAAGTCGCTCTGTGGCAGAACGTCGGGCGGAGGGCAAAGCTCTGCGTCAAGTCCTCAAGCGTTCGGATCACGGCAGTTATAGCCCCGCCGACCTACGTGAAGACCCGATCGCAATTCTGGAAGCCCAGGCGAAAACTCGCTTATCTGACCTGGTGCCGATTCGCTACGGGCGAATGCTGGCTTCTCCCTTTGCGTTTTTGCGAGGAGCGGCGGCAATCATGATTCGAGATATTGCCCCAGCGCCAACAACGGGCTTGATGGTTCAAGCCTGCGGGGATATGCACCTGTCTAACTTTGGCGTATTTGCCTCGGCAGAACGCAACTTGATCTTTGGCATTAACGATTTTGATGAAACGTATCCGGGGGCTTGGGAATGGGATTTGAAGCGGCTGGTAGCCAGCTTTGTGGTGGCGGGAAGGACGCTGGGAGCCAGTTCAACGCTGTGTGAAGAAGCAGTGCGGGCAGTCGTGCAGTCCTATCGGCAAAATTTGCAGATTTATGCCGAAATGGGGCATCTGGAACTGTGGTACGAAACGATTTCTGAAGATGAGCTACTTCAGAAGTTGCCTGATGAGCTACGCCAAAAAACCGATCGCCTGTTGACTATGGCGCGTGAAAGAACTAACTTGCAGACACTAGATAAGATAACAGACTTGATTGATGACCAGCGCCATATTGTGGAGTCGCCGCCTTTGATCGTGCGCTTGGAAACGACCAGCAGCGGGCGATCGCCCGTAGACGCGATCGCGCTCCTCATGCAGGACTATCTGACCTCCCTGAGTGGCGATCGCCGTTTCTTGCTGTCTCGATATCGAATTGTGGACGGGGCCCGCAAGGTGGTGGGAGTTGGCAGCGTTGGGACTCGATGTTCAGTCATTTATCTGGAAGGCACAGGCGACAATGATCCCCTGTTTCTGCAAATCAAAGAGGCCCAGCCCTCGGTTCTAGCACCCTACGTAGACCCAGTGAATCAAGACCCGCTCTGTCGGCATCGCCTGCCAGATCATCATCAGGGACACCGCGTTGTGATTGGGCAGCGATTGATCCAGGGTGCCCCAGACATTTTTCTGGGATGGGGAACGCTGGATGGCGTTCATTACTATCTCCGCCAACTGCGCGACATGAAAGGTTCCCTCAAAATCGAACCCGGTAAGTTTGCCCCCTCGGCCCTGCCCAACTACGGCGTGCTGTGCGGCTGGGCGCTGGCCCTGGCCCATGCCAAATCTGGCGACGTGGCGATGCTGGCGGGCTACGTGGGCAAGAGCGCCGCCCTGGATGACGCGCTGGTTCCTTTTGCCAACGCCTATGCAGACCAGACGGAACGAGACTATGATCTGCTAGTGGCGGCAGCGCGACAGGGGCGTATCCCCGTTGCTGAGGGTGTTTAG
- a CDS encoding PBS lyase: MTSETYSPPVNVLLQLGEKRLRLHHKWIDYPQEYGFTKADIPELTRMAIDQELNWAESDKPESWAPVHAWRALGQLKAEDAIEPLLSVFSDMEGNDWFNEEMPEVFSLIGPAALSPTRDFLENPKNPLYCRWTAASILVKLGQTHPELRAACVAALEAPLERYSSNNPEMNGVLVNSLLDLEAKESAPIIEQAYAAKWVDFAICGDWLDVQRHLGLLSPTEVYERRHQVDADRLRVKTSKLPASPSKGFGAETAQKKPKKKSK, translated from the coding sequence ATGACTTCTGAAACTTATTCTCCACCCGTCAATGTACTGCTTCAGCTTGGGGAAAAACGCCTGCGATTACATCACAAATGGATAGACTACCCCCAAGAGTATGGGTTCACGAAGGCGGATATTCCTGAATTGACTCGAATGGCAATCGACCAAGAGTTAAATTGGGCTGAGTCGGATAAACCAGAGAGTTGGGCACCTGTTCATGCATGGCGGGCGCTGGGACAACTCAAAGCCGAAGATGCTATTGAGCCGCTGCTCTCGGTTTTCAGCGATATGGAGGGGAATGACTGGTTTAATGAAGAAATGCCCGAAGTCTTTTCGCTGATTGGTCCAGCAGCACTCTCTCCAACTCGTGATTTTTTAGAAAATCCAAAGAATCCTCTCTACTGCCGGTGGACAGCGGCTAGCATCTTGGTCAAACTGGGTCAAACCCACCCGGAACTGAGGGCAGCGTGTGTGGCGGCTCTGGAAGCGCCGCTTGAGCGGTATTCCAGCAACAACCCAGAAATGAACGGGGTTTTGGTCAATAGCCTGTTGGATTTAGAAGCCAAGGAGTCTGCGCCCATCATCGAGCAGGCCTATGCCGCAAAATGGGTGGACTTTGCGATTTGTGGAGACTGGCTAGATGTGCAACGCCACTTAGGCTTGCTCTCGCCAACGGAAGTGTATGAGCGTCGGCATCAGGTTGATGCCGACCGGCTAAGGGTGAAAACGTCGAAGCTGCCTGCGTCTCCTTCTAAGGGGTTTGGTGCTGAAACTGCACAGAAGAAGCCGAAAAAGAAGAGCAAGTAA
- the cobM gene encoding precorrin-4 C(11)-methyltransferase: MTGLQVTDFGANLAVGTAEPLEPAVYIVGAGPGDPELLTLKAYRLLAQADVILVADSLVPQQVLGCVRPDAEIVRTANKTLEDILPLMVARVRSHQSVVRLHSGDPSLYSAIHEQMHLLAAADIPFEVIPGISAFQAAAARLKVELTLPGLVQTIILTRISGRTQVPDAENLASLAAHKASLCLYLSARHVEAAQAQLMEHYAADTPVAICFRLGWPDEQIWLTPLSQMAATTQEKDLIRTTLYVISPALAARGSEESSETSVRSRLYNPEHDHLFRRSPSRKAIQP; this comes from the coding sequence ATGACGGGTCTTCAGGTCACTGATTTCGGGGCAAATCTTGCAGTTGGAACAGCGGAACCGCTGGAGCCAGCCGTGTATATCGTGGGCGCGGGGCCCGGCGATCCAGAACTGCTGACGCTGAAGGCCTATCGTCTGCTAGCCCAAGCGGACGTGATTTTGGTGGCCGATTCGCTGGTGCCGCAGCAGGTGTTGGGCTGCGTCCGCCCCGATGCGGAGATTGTGCGGACGGCCAACAAAACGCTGGAGGATATTCTGCCGCTGATGGTGGCGCGAGTGCGATCGCACCAATCGGTCGTGCGGCTGCATTCCGGCGACCCCAGCCTCTACAGCGCCATCCACGAACAAATGCACCTGCTGGCAGCCGCGGACATTCCCTTTGAAGTGATTCCGGGCATTAGCGCGTTTCAGGCGGCGGCGGCGCGGCTAAAGGTAGAGCTGACGCTGCCCGGCCTGGTGCAAACCATTATCCTGACGCGGATCAGCGGGCGCACCCAGGTTCCCGATGCCGAAAATCTGGCTTCTCTGGCAGCGCACAAAGCCAGCCTGTGCCTCTACCTCAGTGCTCGCCATGTAGAAGCCGCCCAGGCCCAACTGATGGAACACTATGCCGCCGATACGCCCGTGGCGATTTGCTTTCGGCTGGGCTGGCCCGATGAGCAGATCTGGCTTACGCCGCTCAGCCAGATGGCGGCAACCACGCAGGAAAAAGACCTGATCCGCACGACGCTATACGTGATTAGTCCGGCCCTGGCGGCAAGGGGTTCTGAGGAAAGCTCCGAAACATCCGTGCGATCGCGCTTGTATAACCCAGAGCATGATCACCTATTTCGGCGATCGCCCTCCAGGAAAGCGATCCAGCCATAG
- a CDS encoding calcium-binding protein, protein MKKKAKGGGRQRNQSSFWGDERSWDQSDFLPTWLDPAEVGTASAGIPFEFEAGPVFFEVFNDGVPDGTDSVVFTLSEGDGLGFAKSTYVFREPAAGNQLFSIRLAEGAASQEVTIILLDAGVVPVRLGQQGDRYGGSAGDDAIFAGKGDDTIDGKSGSDTLRGQEGNDTLRGRGGNDSLFGEEGKDNLLGGAGNDTLNGGAGNDTLNGGLGNDIIDGMAGRDLLIGGDGKDILLGGAGNDTIYGGLADGATEVNFGNDQELSGGDGNDLIFGGEDADLIFGGDGKDTLFGGGGNDEIFGGNGNDRLEGQEGDDTLSGGDGDDTLLGNAGNDSLTGGLGNDSLSGGEGNDVLSGNSGNDTLAGGAGADTFLFFSFNGVATIQDFSRAEGDTIQISKFGTGAMLTSQFAYSSATGALTFNGTLVMQLQPGLTFSPSIDLVLF, encoded by the coding sequence ATGAAGAAAAAAGCCAAGGGCGGAGGACGGCAGCGCAACCAGTCTTCTTTCTGGGGCGATGAGCGGTCGTGGGATCAGAGCGACTTCTTACCCACCTGGCTCGATCCAGCAGAGGTGGGCACAGCATCTGCCGGCATTCCCTTCGAGTTTGAAGCCGGCCCCGTATTCTTTGAAGTGTTTAACGACGGCGTACCCGACGGCACCGACTCGGTAGTGTTCACATTGTCGGAGGGCGACGGCCTGGGCTTTGCCAAATCGACCTACGTGTTTCGGGAACCTGCTGCGGGCAACCAGCTCTTCAGCATCCGTCTGGCAGAAGGGGCCGCATCGCAGGAAGTGACGATTATTCTGCTGGATGCGGGAGTGGTGCCGGTGCGGTTGGGCCAACAGGGCGATCGCTACGGGGGGTCTGCTGGCGACGACGCAATCTTTGCAGGCAAGGGCGACGACACGATAGATGGCAAAAGCGGCAGCGACACCCTGCGAGGACAGGAGGGGAATGACACTCTGCGCGGTCGTGGCGGCAATGACTCGCTGTTTGGTGAAGAGGGCAAAGATAACTTGCTGGGGGGCGCAGGCAACGACACCCTCAACGGCGGCGCAGGGAACGACACCCTCAACGGCGGCCTGGGCAACGACATCATAGACGGTATGGCGGGGCGAGATTTGCTGATCGGCGGCGACGGCAAGGATATCTTGCTGGGGGGCGCGGGCAACGACACGATTTATGGCGGCCTGGCCGACGGCGCAACGGAAGTCAACTTTGGCAATGACCAGGAACTCAGCGGCGGCGACGGCAACGACCTGATTTTTGGCGGCGAGGATGCCGACCTGATCTTTGGCGGCGACGGCAAGGATACGCTGTTTGGCGGCGGCGGCAACGACGAGATCTTTGGCGGCAATGGCAACGACCGCTTGGAGGGACAAGAGGGCGATGATACCCTCAGCGGCGGCGACGGCGACGACACGCTGCTGGGCAACGCGGGCAACGACTCGCTGACCGGCGGGCTGGGCAACGACAGCCTCAGCGGCGGCGAGGGAAATGACGTGCTATCCGGCAACAGCGGCAACGACACGCTGGCGGGTGGCGCGGGCGCAGACACCTTCTTGTTTTTCAGCTTTAACGGCGTGGCGACGATTCAAGATTTCTCTCGTGCCGAAGGCGATACAATCCAAATTTCCAAATTTGGCACCGGGGCGATGCTAACGAGCCAGTTTGCCTATAGCAGCGCCACTGGAGCGCTGACGTTTAACGGAACGCTGGTGATGCAGCTTCAGCCGGGGTTGACCTTTTCACCCAGCATCGACTTGGTGCTGTTCTAG